In Legionella beliardensis, the following are encoded in one genomic region:
- a CDS encoding cell division protein FtsQ/DivIB: MSAHKGQLRYASLLTFLVLCALCLAARLIYLFIADAERFPINTVKIAAAYNHISHKQLESILEEFGDASFFSLSVNRLHAAFSSLAWIKHVQIERVWPDTLKIKLIEKKPIAIWNNAMLTDEGEIFDGGTELVDPLLPQLKGPANQYQQVLQVFKKMSKILNNYDLYATALEWRENGAWDLTLSNGIQLRLGKRDLEMRINRFCKAYPAVFAGVLSDKPEQMASVDLRYPRGMAVQWKK, from the coding sequence ATGAGTGCGCATAAAGGCCAATTACGCTATGCAAGTTTGCTGACTTTTTTAGTTCTTTGTGCACTTTGCCTTGCTGCTCGATTAATTTATTTATTTATTGCTGACGCAGAACGTTTTCCCATTAATACAGTTAAAATAGCAGCTGCTTATAATCATATTTCTCATAAGCAATTAGAATCTATTTTAGAAGAATTTGGTGACGCTAGTTTTTTTTCATTATCAGTTAATCGCCTACATGCTGCCTTTTCCTCTTTAGCTTGGATTAAGCATGTTCAAATAGAGCGGGTTTGGCCAGATACTTTAAAAATTAAATTAATAGAAAAAAAACCCATTGCAATTTGGAATAATGCAATGCTTACTGACGAGGGCGAAATATTTGATGGCGGAACTGAACTAGTTGACCCATTATTGCCGCAATTAAAAGGACCTGCGAATCAGTATCAACAAGTCTTACAAGTTTTTAAAAAAATGAGTAAGATATTAAATAACTATGATTTATATGCAACAGCTTTAGAATGGCGTGAAAATGGTGCTTGGGACCTCACACTTTCTAATGGGATTCAGTTGCGATTGGGTAAACGCGATCTTGAAATGAGAATAAATCGATTCTGTAAGGCATATCCTGCCGTTTTTGCAGGCGTTTTATCAGATAAGCCAGAACAAATGGCAAGCGTTGATTTACGTTATCCGCGTGGCATGGCGGTGCAATGGAAAAAATAA
- a CDS encoding D-alanine--D-alanine ligase family protein: MSKLINLALLYGGKSGEHEISLISAASVLSELDSTKYNIIPIGMDKEGRFYLNEYTDLLAFKERLPVVTPRSKPLANFLLNGYPAIDVDVVFPVVHGPLYEDGCLQGLLKLAGVAYVGCDVLSSAIGMDKDMARRLVCVNGDIHCAQYRVLSWHSNHAERQQFCQQVSSELGWPLFVKPCSLGSSVGTHKVTNLDALYLAIEDAFRYDDTILVEEYINGREIELAALENLKPNSTPHVSIAGEIKVNHPDGFYSYTAKYLESHQTELFIPANLTSDLLSQLQKIAADIFIHLKCKGMARIDFFVNEESGKIYFNEINTLPGFTSISMYPKLWQASGLEYPALLDQLINLALVHQNCRKNLVTSYQ, encoded by the coding sequence ATGTCTAAACTTATTAACCTAGCCCTCTTATACGGAGGTAAGTCAGGCGAGCATGAAATCTCTTTAATTTCTGCAGCATCTGTTTTATCTGAACTTGATAGTACTAAATATAATATTATTCCAATAGGCATGGATAAAGAAGGTCGTTTTTATTTAAATGAATATACTGACTTATTAGCCTTTAAAGAGCGTTTACCGGTTGTAACTCCCCGCTCTAAACCGCTTGCTAATTTTCTTTTAAATGGTTATCCAGCCATTGATGTTGACGTTGTTTTTCCAGTTGTGCATGGGCCATTGTATGAAGATGGTTGTTTACAAGGGCTATTAAAATTAGCTGGTGTTGCCTATGTTGGTTGCGATGTTTTATCTTCAGCAATTGGTATGGATAAAGACATGGCTAGACGCTTAGTCTGTGTAAATGGTGATATCCATTGTGCTCAATACCGGGTTTTATCTTGGCATAGTAATCATGCTGAAAGGCAGCAATTCTGCCAGCAAGTTAGTAGTGAGTTGGGCTGGCCCTTATTTGTTAAACCATGTTCTCTAGGCTCAAGTGTTGGTACTCATAAAGTAACTAATTTAGACGCTTTGTACTTAGCAATAGAGGATGCATTTCGTTATGATGACACCATCCTTGTGGAGGAATATATTAACGGACGTGAAATTGAACTTGCGGCCCTTGAGAATTTAAAGCCAAATAGTACGCCTCACGTAAGTATTGCAGGTGAAATAAAAGTTAATCACCCAGATGGGTTTTATTCTTACACTGCTAAATATTTAGAAAGTCACCAAACAGAATTGTTTATACCAGCGAATTTAACATCTGATTTGCTAAGTCAATTACAAAAAATAGCTGCTGATATTTTTATTCATTTAAAGTGTAAGGGCATGGCGCGAATTGATTTTTTTGTAAATGAAGAATCAGGTAAAATTTATTTCAATGAAATAAATACGTTACCCGGATTTACCTCAATTAGCATGTATCCTAAGTTATGGCAGGCAAGTGGATTAGAATACCCAGCACTTTTAGATCAATTAATTAATCTAGCGTTGGTGCATCAAAATTGCCGAAAAAACTTAGTAACAAGCTATCAATAA
- the murB gene encoding UDP-N-acetylmuramate dehydrogenase: MNNNLNSIDNRGYQGQLLFNESLASYTTWRVGGKARQLYKPVNIDDLASFLKQLPPGEPILWLGLGSNSLIRDGGFAGTVILTQGCLKEIAILNENYIRVEAGVSCATMARFCARNSLSGGEFWAGIPGTMGGALRMNAGCFGSETWQFIAEVETINRQGIRRIRKPEEFTIAYRHVDGLAEDEWFVAATCKLVKGEKEKSLQMIKELLAHRANTQPTNEYNCGSVFRNPPANYAAILIESCGLKGKQLGGATVSTKHANFIINQEGQASAKDIEALIILVRDTVSQQTSIELIREVHIIGDH, encoded by the coding sequence ATGAATAATAATTTAAATTCAATAGATAACAGGGGTTATCAAGGCCAGTTGCTGTTTAATGAATCATTAGCTTCATATACGACGTGGCGTGTAGGAGGCAAGGCACGACAGCTATATAAACCAGTTAATATTGATGATTTAGCATCATTTCTTAAGCAACTTCCCCCGGGAGAGCCTATTTTATGGTTAGGATTAGGCAGTAATTCACTAATTAGAGATGGCGGTTTTGCCGGAACAGTTATCCTAACTCAAGGGTGTTTAAAAGAAATAGCTATTTTGAATGAAAATTATATACGTGTTGAAGCGGGCGTTTCTTGTGCAACCATGGCTAGGTTCTGCGCTCGTAATTCACTCTCAGGTGGTGAATTTTGGGCGGGTATACCAGGCACCATGGGCGGGGCTTTACGTATGAATGCTGGTTGTTTTGGCAGTGAAACTTGGCAATTTATTGCTGAGGTAGAAACAATTAATCGCCAAGGTATTCGACGTATTCGTAAGCCAGAAGAATTTACCATTGCGTATCGTCATGTTGACGGTTTAGCCGAAGATGAATGGTTTGTGGCGGCAACGTGTAAGCTTGTTAAAGGAGAAAAAGAAAAATCCTTGCAAATGATTAAAGAATTGTTAGCACACCGAGCTAATACGCAGCCAACAAATGAATATAATTGTGGTTCAGTCTTTAGAAACCCTCCTGCCAATTATGCAGCTATTCTTATTGAGTCGTGTGGACTTAAAGGCAAGCAACTAGGAGGCGCCACTGTCTCTACTAAGCATGCAAATTTCATTATTAATCAAGAAGGGCAGGCGTCAGCAAAGGATATTGAGGCGCTAATTATTTTGGTTCGCGATACTGTCAGCCAGCAAACCTCAATCGAACTTATCCGTGAAGTACATATCATTGGAGACCATTAA
- the murC gene encoding UDP-N-acetylmuramate--L-alanine ligase, producing MGRVEQIHFVGIGGAGMCGIAEVLHNDGYRITGSDISENRAVQHLQALGITVFIGHRAENIVGADVVVRSTAILTDNPEIIAAHEQFIPVIPRAVMLAELMRFRHGIAIAGTHGKTTTTSLVSSLLAEGGYDPSFIIGGKLNSSGTNAQLGKSAYLVAEADESDASFLYLKPMMAVVTNIDADHMGTYNNNFDNLRNTFIEFLHHLPFYGLAVVCLEDEEVRRIMPAIERPTLTYGFREEAHYRAVSWTQNGLLSEFTVQRPSPHQPLTIKFHWPGQHNVLNALAAITIATELGVDDNSIIQGLAKFQGVGRRFQILGERKFEKGKAIIVDDYGHHPKEIISTLKAFRQVWPDKRLIHVFQPHRYSRTQALFEQFVNALGLADQLLLMDIYSAGEPAIPEVSSQALLAKIRIKCPNAQLVNEKNLSQTLDELVTDNDVILMQGAGNVGQLAVSLLQTLRETA from the coding sequence ATGGGGCGTGTAGAACAAATTCATTTTGTAGGAATTGGTGGTGCCGGTATGTGTGGCATTGCTGAAGTTCTACATAATGATGGTTATCGAATTACGGGTTCTGATATCAGTGAAAATCGTGCTGTGCAACATTTGCAAGCGCTCGGGATTACTGTTTTCATAGGTCATCGAGCCGAGAATATTGTTGGCGCTGATGTTGTTGTGCGTTCTACAGCAATTTTAACTGATAACCCAGAGATTATTGCAGCGCATGAGCAATTTATTCCTGTTATTCCTCGCGCTGTCATGCTTGCTGAATTAATGCGATTCCGTCATGGTATTGCGATTGCTGGTACGCACGGAAAAACAACCACAACAAGCTTAGTCAGTAGCTTGCTAGCGGAAGGCGGCTATGATCCCAGTTTTATTATTGGTGGTAAATTAAATAGTTCTGGTACAAATGCACAGTTAGGTAAGTCGGCGTATTTAGTTGCAGAAGCCGATGAAAGTGATGCATCTTTTCTTTACTTAAAGCCTATGATGGCTGTGGTTACTAACATTGATGCTGATCATATGGGAACTTACAATAATAATTTTGATAATTTACGTAATACTTTTATTGAGTTTCTACATCACCTACCTTTTTATGGGCTTGCTGTGGTATGTCTTGAAGATGAAGAAGTAAGGCGTATCATGCCAGCAATCGAGCGACCAACATTGACCTATGGTTTTCGTGAAGAAGCGCATTATCGCGCCGTGAGTTGGACTCAAAATGGGCTATTAAGTGAATTTACAGTACAAAGGCCAAGCCCGCATCAACCATTAACCATTAAATTTCATTGGCCAGGTCAGCATAATGTTTTAAATGCTTTAGCTGCAATTACAATAGCAACTGAGTTAGGTGTGGATGACAACTCAATCATCCAAGGTTTGGCAAAATTTCAAGGGGTCGGCCGCCGTTTTCAAATACTTGGAGAGAGAAAATTTGAAAAAGGTAAGGCAATTATTGTAGATGATTACGGGCATCACCCAAAAGAAATTATCTCAACACTTAAAGCATTTCGCCAAGTTTGGCCTGATAAACGCTTAATTCATGTTTTCCAACCCCATCGTTATAGCCGAACGCAGGCTCTGTTTGAGCAATTTGTTAATGCATTAGGTTTAGCAGATCAATTATTATTAATGGATATTTATTCAGCTGGCGAACCAGCAATTCCTGAGGTATCTAGCCAAGCACTGCTGGCAAAAATACGCATAAAATGTCCAAATGCGCAGTTAGTTAATGAGAAAAATCTTAGCCAGACGTTAGATGAATTAGTGACAGATAATGATGTTATTTTAATGCAAGGTGCAGGTAATGTAGGGCAATTAGCAGTAAGTCTATTGCAAACTTTACGAGAAACAGCATGA
- the ftsW gene encoding putative lipid II flippase FtsW, whose product MQPRHYTQRGKPTNKPLALYDKWLMSAVLGLIIIGLMMVASSSVMISTKYYHNPFHFLIRQFIYLFVGLFLALIVMRIDSSVWEKSSMPLLLICFLMLMAVLLPGIGHTVNGSRRWLSLGPIGIQVSELTKLIMIFYIAGYLVRQQKTIEKSIFGFVKPMIILSLIAVLLLMEPDFGATVVIAGTVMAMLFLAGVKLRYYVGLLIGVVCCLAILAVSSPYRVARLTAFLDPWADQFNSGYQLTQSLIAFGRGGWLGVGLGDSVQKLFYLPEAHTDFLFAVLAEELGLLGVLLVLALYSILVLRGLSIGYTAYSQDRFFSAFTAYGLTFWLGLQAAINMGVNSGLLPTKGLTLPMLSYGGASVVVNCVVIALLLRIDHENRWQSLGLRSPTL is encoded by the coding sequence ATGCAACCACGTCATTATACGCAACGAGGTAAACCAACAAATAAGCCGTTGGCTTTGTATGATAAATGGTTAATGAGCGCTGTACTTGGATTAATTATTATTGGACTGATGATGGTTGCGTCAAGTTCTGTGATGATTTCGACAAAATATTATCATAATCCTTTTCACTTTTTGATTCGTCAATTTATCTATCTTTTTGTTGGCCTTTTCCTTGCTTTAATTGTAATGCGCATAGACAGTAGTGTTTGGGAAAAAAGTAGCATGCCTCTGCTTTTAATTTGTTTTCTTATGCTCATGGCCGTTCTACTCCCGGGCATTGGTCATACGGTAAATGGCAGCCGCAGATGGTTGTCATTAGGCCCTATTGGTATTCAAGTTTCAGAATTAACGAAATTAATTATGATTTTTTACATTGCCGGTTATTTAGTTCGCCAGCAAAAAACAATTGAAAAATCGATTTTTGGCTTCGTTAAGCCTATGATTATTTTAAGCTTAATCGCTGTGTTACTTTTAATGGAGCCGGATTTTGGTGCGACCGTGGTTATTGCTGGAACAGTGATGGCTATGCTATTTTTAGCAGGCGTGAAATTACGTTATTATGTAGGTCTGCTTATAGGTGTCGTCTGTTGCTTAGCTATTCTCGCTGTCTCTTCGCCCTATCGCGTTGCTCGCTTAACCGCTTTTCTTGATCCGTGGGCTGATCAATTTAATAGTGGGTATCAATTAACCCAATCTTTAATCGCTTTTGGACGCGGAGGTTGGCTTGGGGTAGGATTAGGTGATAGCGTACAAAAATTATTTTATTTACCTGAAGCGCATACAGATTTTCTCTTCGCAGTTTTAGCGGAAGAATTAGGACTTTTAGGTGTTCTATTAGTTCTTGCTTTGTATAGTATACTGGTGCTGCGAGGCTTATCAATCGGTTACACAGCCTACAGCCAAGATCGTTTCTTTTCTGCTTTTACTGCTTATGGTTTGACCTTTTGGCTAGGGTTACAAGCAGCTATTAATATGGGCGTAAATTCTGGGCTACTACCAACAAAGGGTTTAACATTGCCAATGTTAAGTTATGGTGGTGCTAGTGTGGTGGTCAATTGTGTGGTTATTGCTTTATTATTACGCATTGATCACGAGAATCGTTGGCAATCACTTGGATTGCGATCGCCGACTTTATAA
- the murD gene encoding UDP-N-acetylmuramoyl-L-alanine--D-glutamate ligase produces the protein MSQSIYLVVGLGKTGHSIASYLQRRQLPFIFYDTRKEVGNLDEFIHHFPGVEVFLEDLPASVYPQLKEIIASPGVALDIPVFMEARRLGIPIIGDIECFAREVSAPVIAITGTNGKSTVTTLVGEMARAAGLKVAVAGNIGLPVLDLLDNDEQYDLWVLELSSFQLDLLFSLAPVAATILNISPDHLDRHFTLNAYIAAKQRIYLRSKVNIYNRDDKQTYPLEAARDAKLISYGLDAPEAENWGIIQKDSTYFLAQGNKPILAVDLLRLKGKHNWQNALAACALASTAGIKIDAMVAILKSFSGLTHRCQWVRTLNGVDWINDSKGTNIGATISAVLGIGGAMQGKIVLIAGGLGKGADFSELKPALNQFVRAVILIGADAHKIEQAIKGSVSSLHATSLEEAIDIASLQAKPGDIVLLSPACASQDMFRDFNHRGEVFMNLVGNL, from the coding sequence ATGAGTCAGTCCATTTATTTAGTCGTAGGTTTAGGCAAGACAGGCCATTCAATTGCTAGTTATTTGCAAAGACGCCAATTACCATTTATTTTTTATGATACTCGTAAGGAAGTAGGTAATTTAGATGAATTTATTCATCATTTTCCTGGGGTTGAGGTCTTTTTGGAAGATTTGCCTGCCAGTGTTTACCCGCAATTAAAAGAAATTATTGCAAGCCCCGGTGTCGCCTTAGATATACCTGTTTTTATGGAAGCTCGACGTTTAGGTATTCCTATTATTGGCGATATAGAATGCTTTGCTAGAGAAGTTAGCGCGCCTGTTATTGCAATTACTGGGACAAATGGTAAATCTACGGTAACGACCTTGGTTGGCGAAATGGCTCGCGCTGCAGGGCTAAAAGTTGCCGTAGCTGGCAATATTGGGTTGCCGGTTCTTGATTTATTGGATAATGATGAACAATATGATTTATGGGTGTTAGAATTATCTAGTTTTCAATTAGATTTACTTTTCTCATTAGCGCCAGTTGCGGCTACTATTTTAAATATTTCCCCTGATCATCTAGATAGGCATTTTACCCTTAACGCTTATATTGCCGCTAAACAACGTATCTATTTACGCTCGAAAGTAAATATTTATAACCGTGATGATAAGCAAACTTATCCTCTTGAAGCTGCAAGGGATGCTAAGTTAATTAGCTATGGTTTAGATGCTCCAGAAGCAGAAAATTGGGGTATTATACAAAAAGATAGCACTTATTTTTTAGCACAAGGTAATAAACCTATTCTTGCTGTTGATTTGCTGCGCTTAAAAGGTAAGCATAATTGGCAGAATGCGTTAGCGGCCTGTGCACTGGCATCGACAGCAGGTATAAAAATAGACGCTATGGTAGCCATTTTAAAATCTTTCTCAGGGCTTACTCATCGTTGCCAATGGGTTAGAACGTTAAATGGGGTTGATTGGATTAATGATTCAAAAGGCACTAACATAGGGGCAACTATTTCCGCCGTTTTAGGAATTGGCGGTGCCATGCAAGGAAAAATAGTTCTGATTGCAGGAGGCTTAGGGAAAGGTGCGGATTTCAGTGAGCTTAAACCAGCGCTTAATCAGTTTGTTCGCGCAGTTATTTTGATTGGAGCAGATGCGCATAAAATTGAACAAGCGATTAAAGGCAGCGTTTCTTCATTACATGCTACAAGCTTAGAAGAAGCCATTGATATAGCTTCTTTACAAGCCAAACCTGGCGATATTGTCTTATTATCACCTGCTTGCGCAAGTCAAGATATGTTTCGCGATTTTAATCATCGTGGAGAAGTATTTATGAACCTAGTAGGTAACTTGTGA
- the mraY gene encoding phospho-N-acetylmuramoyl-pentapeptide-transferase yields MLYWLTQLIQGQYHAFRVFQYLTFRSILAALTALLVGLFCGPVMIKWLRNLQLGQVVRHDGPQTHLSKAGTPTMGGVLILVAITVSCLFWGDLRQPALWLVLLMTLGFGVVGWIDDYRKVVRKNSKGLPGRWKYLWQSVIAIIAILFLYFSPSMPLQTELSIPFFKNWLVTLGPFFPVLAYFVIVGSSNAVNLTDGLDGLAIVPIVMVAGALGVFAYASSNAVYAHYLSIPYLPNIGELTIFCSAMVGAGLGFLWYNTYPAQVFMGDVGSLALGAALGMTAIMVRQELVLLIMGGLFVIETISVILQVGYFKYTGGKRLFRMAPLHHHFELKGWTEPKVIVRFWIMTVVFVLCGLATLKLR; encoded by the coding sequence ATGCTTTATTGGTTAACGCAGTTAATACAAGGACAGTATCATGCGTTTCGAGTTTTTCAGTATTTAACTTTTCGGTCTATTTTAGCTGCTTTAACTGCGTTATTAGTAGGGCTTTTTTGTGGCCCTGTGATGATTAAATGGCTTAGAAATTTACAACTGGGGCAGGTGGTACGTCATGATGGCCCACAAACTCATTTATCTAAAGCGGGTACACCGACTATGGGCGGTGTGCTTATCTTGGTGGCCATTACCGTAAGTTGTCTCTTTTGGGGCGATCTACGGCAGCCTGCGCTTTGGCTAGTATTATTAATGACGTTAGGGTTTGGGGTTGTAGGATGGATTGATGATTATCGCAAAGTAGTGCGTAAAAATAGTAAAGGATTGCCTGGCCGGTGGAAATATTTATGGCAATCAGTTATTGCAATCATTGCGATTTTATTCCTATATTTTAGCCCCAGCATGCCTTTGCAAACAGAGCTAAGTATTCCTTTTTTTAAAAATTGGTTAGTCACGCTCGGCCCATTTTTTCCTGTATTAGCTTATTTTGTAATTGTTGGCAGCAGTAATGCTGTTAATTTAACCGATGGCTTAGATGGTTTAGCCATTGTTCCTATTGTTATGGTGGCGGGTGCCTTAGGTGTGTTTGCTTATGCTAGTAGTAATGCTGTTTATGCGCATTATTTAAGTATTCCTTATTTACCTAATATTGGTGAATTAACCATTTTTTGCTCAGCAATGGTAGGCGCCGGTTTAGGTTTCCTTTGGTATAATACTTATCCTGCGCAAGTTTTTATGGGTGATGTTGGCTCGCTCGCCTTAGGTGCTGCTTTAGGAATGACAGCGATTATGGTCAGGCAAGAATTGGTTTTATTGATTATGGGCGGTTTATTTGTAATTGAAACCATATCTGTGATTTTGCAAGTTGGTTATTTTAAATATACAGGTGGTAAGCGATTATTTCGTATGGCGCCCTTACATCATCACTTTGAACTTAAAGGCTGGACAGAGCCTAAAGTGATTGTGCGCTTTTGGATTATGACTGTTGTTTTTGTCTTATGTGGTTTAGCGACTTTAAAATTACGTTAG
- a CDS encoding UDP-N-acetylmuramoyl-tripeptide--D-alanyl-D-alanine ligase, with protein sequence MNITNIMQQLGCQYNEPISITGVSIDSRKILPGYLFIALRGEKFDGHHFIADAQAKGAIAVLCEEKVSSTMPQFVVANTLQALTMMAKLHRNTITCPIIALTGSNGKTSVKEMIASILPKPAHATPGNLNNHIGVPLSVLQLKPEHRYAVFELGANHPGEIAHTVAIVEPQVTLINNIAPAHIEGFESIDGVARAKGEIHAGLTAGGTAIINDDDDYAHFWDELLVGKRIIRFSLTNKADVYARDVSFNDTGFASFTLVTPRGEQAITLQVPGEHMVRNALAAASSCYAVGISLKEIAEGLARFQGVSGRLTYLNGKNEAVVIDDTYNANLRSVLTAIDVLAKRPGRRILVLGDLGELGAWTEQHHEEIGYTAQQKGIDLLMTCGKHSVFSSKAFGSKARHYTTQEELTKDLLPWLDKTTTVLVKGSRSAGMEKIVHELVR encoded by the coding sequence ATGAATATTACAAATATAATGCAACAATTGGGATGTCAATATAACGAGCCTATCTCAATAACAGGCGTTTCCATTGACAGCCGAAAAATTTTACCTGGGTATTTATTTATTGCCTTACGTGGCGAAAAATTTGATGGGCATCACTTTATTGCTGACGCACAGGCTAAAGGCGCAATTGCTGTGTTATGTGAAGAAAAAGTTAGTAGTACTATGCCCCAATTTGTGGTGGCTAATACGCTGCAAGCGCTAACTATGATGGCTAAATTGCATCGCAACACCATAACTTGCCCGATTATCGCGTTAACAGGTAGCAATGGCAAGACATCGGTAAAAGAGATGATTGCCTCTATTTTACCTAAACCCGCACACGCAACCCCTGGCAATTTAAACAACCATATTGGCGTCCCCTTAAGTGTGTTGCAGTTAAAGCCTGAGCATCGTTATGCGGTGTTTGAATTAGGTGCTAATCATCCAGGTGAAATCGCACACACCGTAGCCATCGTAGAGCCACAAGTTACCTTAATTAATAATATCGCACCGGCCCATATTGAAGGGTTTGAATCAATTGATGGCGTGGCGCGAGCTAAAGGTGAAATCCATGCAGGGCTTACCGCTGGTGGTACGGCCATTATCAATGATGATGATGATTATGCTCATTTTTGGGATGAGTTATTGGTAGGTAAGCGTATTATTCGTTTTTCATTAACAAATAAAGCAGATGTTTACGCGCGAGATGTGTCATTTAATGATACGGGATTTGCCTCATTTACTTTGGTAACCCCACGAGGCGAGCAGGCAATTACTTTACAAGTGCCAGGTGAGCATATGGTACGCAATGCCTTAGCTGCTGCATCTAGTTGTTATGCTGTTGGCATTTCTTTAAAAGAAATAGCAGAAGGATTAGCGCGTTTTCAAGGGGTATCGGGACGGCTTACTTATTTAAACGGTAAGAATGAGGCGGTAGTTATTGACGATACCTATAATGCAAATTTACGCTCTGTTTTAACTGCGATTGATGTATTAGCTAAACGGCCAGGACGTCGTATTTTAGTTTTAGGTGATTTGGGCGAATTAGGCGCCTGGACCGAGCAACATCATGAAGAAATTGGCTATACCGCCCAACAAAAAGGAATAGATTTATTAATGACTTGTGGTAAACATAGTGTTTTTTCCAGTAAAGCATTTGGTAGTAAAGCTCGTCACTATACAACTCAAGAAGAACTAACAAAAGATTTACTTCCTTGGCTTGATAAAACCACAACAGTACTAGTAAAGGGCTCTCGTTCAGCCGGTATGGAAAAAATTGTGCATGAATTAGTGCGCTAA
- a CDS encoding cell division protein ZipA C-terminal FtsZ-binding domain-containing protein has product MQANLSLILNIILLIGVVIAIARLMKSKRQTNNLATYQPPLGKVENKSFDDIIAVRKVSSNLLNEESDLTDEKISANEETSKKPVLEDEPLEAELAASAEAGPSVMMFLLAKENRQLAGYELLQTVLAAGLRFGEGHLFHRHQYSNGQGPILCSLAAATPTGMFDLQNIGGFSVRGLCLFMHSSGNSTIDKERFNIMLDTAKQLSEELGTLLLDDYKRPLTEKSLAHYHQLLGITESSNLEVKAYESV; this is encoded by the coding sequence ATGCAGGCAAACTTAAGTTTAATACTCAATATAATATTACTTATTGGCGTTGTCATTGCAATAGCGCGTTTGATGAAATCAAAGCGACAAACGAATAATTTAGCGACTTACCAGCCGCCTTTGGGAAAAGTAGAAAATAAATCATTTGATGACATTATTGCTGTGCGTAAAGTGAGTTCTAATTTATTGAATGAAGAGTCTGACTTAACTGATGAAAAAATTAGTGCCAATGAGGAAACAAGTAAAAAGCCAGTACTTGAGGATGAGCCTTTGGAAGCAGAGTTAGCAGCTTCTGCTGAAGCAGGTCCGTCAGTCATGATGTTTTTACTGGCTAAAGAAAATCGCCAACTTGCGGGTTATGAATTGTTGCAAACAGTACTTGCAGCAGGCTTAAGGTTTGGAGAAGGGCATTTGTTTCATCGGCATCAATATTCTAATGGGCAGGGGCCAATTTTATGCAGCTTAGCAGCAGCAACGCCAACAGGAATGTTTGATTTACAAAATATTGGTGGTTTTTCAGTAAGGGGGTTATGTTTATTTATGCATTCCTCAGGCAATTCTACCATTGATAAAGAAAGATTTAATATTATGCTTGATACAGCAAAACAATTAAGCGAAGAACTAGGCACCTTATTGCTTGATGATTACAAAAGGCCATTAACTGAGAAAAGCCTTGCGCATTATCATCAGCTGTTAGGTATTACAGAGAGCTCTAATTTAGAAGTTAAGGCATATGAATCAGTTTAA